One window of the Rissa tridactyla isolate bRisTri1 chromosome 9, bRisTri1.patW.cur.20221130, whole genome shotgun sequence genome contains the following:
- the CIB2 gene encoding calcium and integrin-binding family member 2 isoform X3 yields MAPNVVPMDYTKDPDVKLPMQLIINMPELKENPFRERIVESFSEDGEGSLSFNDFVDMFSVLSEMAPRELKAIYAFKIYDFNTDNFICKSDLEKTLNKLTREELTAEEITLVCEKVIEEADMDGDGKLGFADFENMISKAPDFLSTFHIRI; encoded by the exons ATGGCACCAAACGTTGTGCCCATGGACTATACAAAGGACCCAGATGTTAAACTACCTATGCAGCTTATAATAAACATGCCTGAGCTAAAG GAGAATCCCTTCAGGGAAAGGATTGTGGAATCTTTCTCAGAAGATGGAGAGGGGAGCCTCAGCTTCAATGACTTTGTGGATATGTTCTCTGTGCTCAGTGAAATGGCTCCCAGAGAGCTTAAAGCAATCTATGCCTTTAAGATCTATG ATTTTAACACAGATAACTTCATTTGTAAATCAGACTTGGAAAAAACCCTCAATAAGCTGACCCGAGAAGAGCTAACAGCAGAAGAAATCACTCTGGTTTGCGAGAAAGTGATAGAAGAAGCTGACATGGATGGCGATGGGAAACTAGGATttgcagattttgaaaatatgatTTCCAAAGCACCAGACTTTCTCAG
- the CIB2 gene encoding calcium and integrin-binding family member 2 isoform X2, translating to MLHGRYHEMAPNVVPMDYTKDPDVKLPMQLIINMPELKENPFRERIVESFSEDGEGSLSFNDFVDMFSVLSEMAPRELKAIYAFKIYDFNTDNFICKSDLEKTLNKLTREELTAEEITLVCEKVIEEADMDGDGKLGFADFENMISKAPDFLSTFHIRI from the exons GTTGCATGGCCGATACCATGAAATGGCACCAAACGTTGTGCCCATGGACTATACAAAGGACCCAGATGTTAAACTACCTATGCAGCTTATAATAAACATGCCTGAGCTAAAG GAGAATCCCTTCAGGGAAAGGATTGTGGAATCTTTCTCAGAAGATGGAGAGGGGAGCCTCAGCTTCAATGACTTTGTGGATATGTTCTCTGTGCTCAGTGAAATGGCTCCCAGAGAGCTTAAAGCAATCTATGCCTTTAAGATCTATG ATTTTAACACAGATAACTTCATTTGTAAATCAGACTTGGAAAAAACCCTCAATAAGCTGACCCGAGAAGAGCTAACAGCAGAAGAAATCACTCTGGTTTGCGAGAAAGTGATAGAAGAAGCTGACATGGATGGCGATGGGAAACTAGGATttgcagattttgaaaatatgatTTCCAAAGCACCAGACTTTCTCAG